One region of Mycolicibacterium lutetiense genomic DNA includes:
- the eat gene encoding ethanolamine permease has protein sequence MAGVEEHLESADYLQKRQLKSGSAGWLLLAGLGVSYVVSGDYSGWNFGLAQGGFGGLAIAAVIIAGMYLALVLGMAELSSALPAAGGGYTFARRALGPWGGFATGTAILIEYSIAPAAIATFIGAYVESLGLFGITNGWWVYLAAYALFIGIHLSGVGEALKVMFVITAIALLGLLVFAIAAVGHFDVSNLTNIAVDDAAAGASALLPHGYLGIWAAIPFAIWFFLAIEGVPLAAEETANPERNVPRGIIAAMGVLLVTCATVLVLATGAGGAEQMSASGNPLVEALGHGLSSKLVNYIGLAGLIASFFSIIYAYSRQLFALSRAGYLPTALSVTNTRKAPTLALIIPGVIGFLLSLTGQGDLLLNMAVFGAALSYVLMMTSHIVLRVREPEMPRPYRTPGGAFTTGIALVIAVFAVIATFLVNPVAAGLCLAVFAVFMLYFALYSRHRLVANSPDEEFAMLAEAESALK, from the coding sequence ATGGCAGGTGTGGAAGAACACCTGGAGAGTGCTGACTATCTACAGAAACGTCAGCTCAAATCCGGAAGTGCGGGCTGGCTGCTGCTGGCCGGCCTTGGCGTCAGCTACGTGGTGTCCGGCGACTATTCCGGGTGGAATTTCGGGCTGGCGCAGGGCGGTTTCGGTGGCCTGGCGATCGCCGCGGTGATCATCGCCGGCATGTACCTGGCCCTGGTGCTGGGCATGGCCGAGCTGTCGTCGGCTCTGCCTGCGGCCGGCGGCGGCTATACGTTCGCCCGGCGCGCACTCGGGCCGTGGGGCGGATTCGCCACCGGCACAGCGATTCTCATCGAGTATTCGATCGCTCCCGCGGCCATCGCCACATTCATCGGTGCCTATGTCGAATCGCTCGGGTTGTTCGGCATCACGAACGGCTGGTGGGTGTATCTCGCGGCGTACGCATTGTTCATCGGCATCCACCTGTCCGGTGTGGGTGAGGCGCTCAAGGTCATGTTCGTCATCACCGCGATCGCGCTACTGGGCCTGCTGGTGTTCGCGATCGCCGCGGTCGGCCATTTCGACGTGTCGAACCTGACCAACATCGCCGTGGACGACGCCGCCGCCGGCGCGTCGGCGCTGCTGCCGCACGGATACCTGGGGATCTGGGCTGCGATCCCGTTCGCGATCTGGTTCTTCCTCGCGATCGAGGGCGTGCCGTTGGCGGCCGAGGAAACCGCCAACCCGGAACGCAACGTCCCGCGCGGCATCATCGCGGCGATGGGTGTGCTCCTGGTGACCTGCGCGACGGTGCTGGTCCTGGCGACCGGTGCCGGTGGTGCCGAGCAGATGTCGGCGTCGGGCAATCCGCTCGTCGAGGCGCTGGGTCACGGCCTCTCTTCGAAGCTGGTCAACTACATCGGACTGGCCGGGTTGATCGCGAGCTTCTTCTCGATCATCTACGCGTACTCGCGCCAACTCTTCGCCCTGTCTCGTGCGGGGTACCTGCCCACCGCCCTGTCGGTGACCAACACGCGCAAGGCGCCGACGCTGGCCCTGATCATCCCGGGCGTCATCGGCTTCCTGCTGTCGCTGACCGGCCAGGGTGACCTGCTGCTCAACATGGCCGTCTTCGGCGCCGCACTGAGCTACGTGCTGATGATGACCAGCCACATCGTGTTGCGGGTCCGTGAACCCGAGATGCCACGGCCGTACCGCACCCCGGGCGGGGCGTTCACCACCGGAATCGCGCTCGTCATCGCGGTCTTTGCGGTCATCGCCACCTTCCTGGTCAACCCGGTCGCCGCGGGCCTGTGCCTGGCGGTGTTCGCCGTGTTCATGCTCTACTTCGCGCTCTACAGCCGTCATCGCCTGGTGGCCAACTCGCCCGACGAGGAATTCGCGATGCTCGCGGAAGCGGAGAGTGCGCTGAAATGA
- the rpsI gene encoding 30S ribosomal protein S9 yields the protein MENGDVVEAVTETVEVVEQEQAPEQEYREPIILDRPIQTVGRRKEAVVRVRLVPGTGQFNLDGRSLENYFPNKVHQQLIKAPLVTVDRLEHFDIFAHLDGGGPSGQAGALRLAIARALILVQPEDRPALKKAGFLTRDPRAIERKKYGLKKARKAPQYSKR from the coding sequence ATTGAGAACGGCGACGTCGTCGAAGCCGTGACCGAAACCGTCGAGGTGGTTGAGCAGGAGCAGGCGCCGGAGCAGGAGTACCGCGAGCCGATCATCCTCGACCGTCCCATCCAGACCGTCGGCCGCCGCAAGGAGGCCGTGGTGCGGGTGCGCCTGGTGCCCGGCACCGGCCAGTTCAACCTGGACGGCCGCAGCCTGGAGAACTACTTCCCGAACAAGGTGCACCAGCAGCTGATCAAGGCCCCGCTGGTGACCGTCGACCGCCTCGAGCACTTCGACATCTTCGCCCACCTCGATGGTGGTGGCCCCTCGGGTCAGGCCGGCGCTCTGCGCCTGGCAATCGCCCGTGCGCTGATCCTGGTGCAGCCGGAGGACCGGCCCGCACTGAAGAAGGCGGGCTTCCTGACGCGTGACCCGCGTGCCATCGAGCGCAAGAAGTACGGCCTCAAGAAGGCCCGTAAGGCTCCTCAGTACAGCAAGCGCTGA
- a CDS encoding ethanolamine ammonia-lyase subunit EutB, giving the protein MIYHQQVSGVNYSFDGLVEVMAKATPLRSGDQLAGCAAEHDGERAAAAWVLADLPLDVFLNEELVPYDTDEVTRLIMDSHDRQAFSEISHLTVGGLRDWLMDVTAHDHSAERLAAVAPGLTPEMVAAVSKIMRNQDLIAVSAAAEVTAAFRTTVGTRGTLATRLQPNHPTDDPRGIAAAVLDGLLLGCGDAVIGINPATDSPQATADLLYLLDSIRTRYDIPAQSCVLSHVTTTIGLIEAGAPVDLMFQSIAGTEGANSAFGVNLQLLREGNEAARSLGRGTVGDNVMYLETGQGSALSSGAHLGVGGKPVDQQTLEARAYAVARDLQPLLVNTVVGFIGPEYLYDGKQIIRAGLEDHFCGKLMGLPMGVDVCYTNHAEADQNDMDTLLTLLAAAQVAFVITVPGADDVMLGYQSLSFHDVLTTRRTLGLRPAPEFEAWLRRVGMVDDSGKLTPFDLERSVLRSLTSAETS; this is encoded by the coding sequence ATGATTTACCACCAGCAGGTTTCGGGGGTGAACTACAGCTTCGACGGTCTGGTCGAGGTGATGGCCAAGGCCACCCCGCTGCGTTCCGGCGATCAACTCGCCGGCTGCGCGGCCGAGCACGACGGTGAACGCGCCGCGGCCGCCTGGGTGCTCGCGGACCTGCCGCTGGACGTCTTCCTCAACGAGGAACTGGTGCCGTACGACACCGATGAGGTGACCCGGCTGATCATGGACAGTCATGATCGCCAAGCCTTTTCAGAGATCTCGCATCTGACCGTCGGCGGGCTGCGGGACTGGCTGATGGACGTTACGGCGCACGATCACAGTGCCGAGCGGCTGGCCGCCGTCGCGCCAGGGCTGACCCCGGAAATGGTTGCGGCGGTCAGCAAGATCATGCGCAACCAGGATCTGATCGCGGTGTCGGCCGCCGCGGAGGTGACCGCGGCGTTCCGGACCACCGTCGGTACCCGCGGCACCCTGGCCACCCGGCTGCAGCCCAACCACCCCACCGACGACCCTCGGGGGATCGCGGCGGCGGTGCTCGACGGGCTGCTGCTGGGCTGCGGTGACGCGGTGATCGGGATCAACCCGGCCACCGACTCGCCGCAGGCCACCGCCGACCTGCTGTACCTGCTCGACTCGATCCGCACGCGCTACGACATCCCCGCCCAGTCCTGCGTGTTGTCCCATGTCACCACCACCATCGGATTGATCGAGGCCGGGGCGCCGGTGGACCTGATGTTCCAGTCCATCGCGGGTACCGAGGGGGCCAACTCCGCCTTCGGGGTGAACCTGCAACTCCTGCGTGAAGGTAATGAGGCGGCGCGCAGCCTGGGCCGCGGCACCGTCGGCGACAACGTCATGTACCTGGAGACCGGTCAGGGGTCGGCGCTCAGCTCCGGTGCGCACCTGGGCGTCGGCGGCAAGCCGGTGGACCAGCAGACGCTGGAGGCCCGCGCCTACGCGGTGGCCCGCGACCTGCAGCCGCTGCTGGTCAACACCGTCGTCGGGTTCATCGGGCCGGAGTACCTCTACGACGGCAAGCAGATCATTCGCGCCGGGCTGGAAGATCACTTCTGCGGCAAACTCATGGGCCTGCCGATGGGCGTCGACGTCTGCTACACCAACCATGCCGAGGCCGACCAGAACGACATGGACACCCTGTTGACCTTGTTGGCTGCGGCGCAGGTGGCCTTCGTCATCACCGTGCCGGGTGCCGACGACGTGATGCTGGGCTACCAGAGCTTGTCGTTCCACGACGTGCTGACCACCCGGCGCACCCTGGGCCTGCGGCCTGCCCCTGAGTTCGAGGCATGGCTGCGCAGAGTCGGCATGGTCGACGACTCCGGCAAGCTGACACCGTTCGACCTGGAGCGCTCGGTGTTGCGGTCCCTGACTTCTGCGGAGACATCATGA
- a CDS encoding GAF domain-containing protein yields the protein MIAVAASRNAGGRVSARAQPAKVRAIHDLFIGGQVDAASLDSAPVRRVIVESWQRSLATGVDPDLGTRAAAAAAALTELRDIHPLAPTLPLIRRLLVDDAVDSGVVVAITAADGTLLWVEGDPGVRRKAEAMNFVPGSDWSERVAGTNAPGTALALDRELQILGSEHFSRTVHSWSCTAVPVHDPATGVLLGAIDLTGGAAVASPQTLALVRATAVAVENQLALLRLTGPAAPTAADGARLTVLGADRPRWHVTDTAGRPQSSALTGRHADILVLLIRHPEGLSADHLAMLLDDKDLDVVTVRAEVSRLRRVIGSAYLESRPYRLLAPVASDMGDVYDALQTGNVSAALDTYSGALLPQSVSPAIARLRTELSAGLREAVLTGSDLGLLRRWLALPDGRDDRQGWRALHDHAQADPVARAQARGHLAGIDAELG from the coding sequence GTGATTGCCGTGGCTGCATCCAGAAACGCGGGAGGCCGGGTGTCCGCCCGGGCACAACCCGCGAAGGTGCGCGCCATCCATGACCTGTTCATCGGGGGCCAGGTAGACGCCGCTTCCCTCGATTCCGCCCCCGTGCGCCGGGTCATCGTGGAGAGCTGGCAGCGCAGCCTGGCGACGGGCGTAGACCCCGATCTGGGCACCCGGGCGGCGGCCGCAGCGGCGGCGCTGACCGAGTTGCGCGACATCCATCCGCTGGCGCCCACGCTGCCGCTGATCCGTCGGCTCCTGGTCGACGATGCGGTCGATTCCGGAGTGGTGGTGGCCATCACCGCGGCCGACGGCACCCTGCTGTGGGTCGAAGGTGACCCCGGCGTGCGCCGCAAGGCCGAGGCGATGAACTTCGTGCCCGGGTCGGACTGGAGCGAGCGGGTTGCCGGGACGAACGCGCCGGGTACGGCGTTGGCCCTCGACCGTGAACTGCAGATCCTGGGGTCGGAGCACTTCTCCCGCACCGTGCACTCCTGGAGTTGCACCGCGGTACCGGTGCACGATCCGGCGACGGGGGTGCTGCTCGGTGCCATCGACCTGACCGGCGGCGCCGCGGTCGCGTCTCCGCAGACATTGGCCCTGGTCAGGGCCACTGCGGTTGCCGTCGAAAACCAGTTGGCCCTGCTGCGGCTCACCGGGCCCGCCGCCCCGACCGCGGCCGACGGGGCCCGGCTGACCGTACTGGGCGCCGACCGCCCGCGCTGGCACGTGACCGATACCGCAGGCCGCCCGCAGTCCAGTGCGCTGACCGGCAGGCACGCCGACATCCTGGTCCTGCTGATCCGGCACCCCGAGGGCCTGAGCGCCGATCACCTGGCCATGCTGCTCGACGACAAGGACCTCGATGTGGTCACCGTGAGGGCCGAGGTCTCGCGGCTGCGCCGGGTCATCGGCAGCGCCTACCTCGAGTCGCGGCCCTACCGCCTGTTGGCGCCGGTTGCCAGCGATATGGGGGACGTCTACGACGCGCTGCAGACCGGGAATGTCTCGGCCGCCCTGGACACGTATTCGGGGGCGCTGTTGCCGCAATCGGTCTCACCGGCGATCGCGCGGCTGCGCACCGAGCTGAGTGCCGGCCTGCGCGAGGCCGTGCTGACCGGAAGTGACCTGGGCCTACTGCGCCGGTGGCTGGCACTGCCCGACGGCCGCGATGATCGGCAGGGCTGGCGGGCATTGCACGACCATGCCCAGGCCGATCCGGTGGCCAGGGCGCAGGCCCGCGGCCATCTGGCCGGAATCGACGCTGAACTGGGCTGA
- the adh gene encoding aldehyde dehydrogenase: protein MTVYARPGADGAVMSFESRYDNFIGGQWVAPVEGRYFENPTPVTGQVFCEVARSTEADVEKALDAAHAAAPAWGKTSPAERAIVLNKIADRIEENLESVALAESWDNGKPIRETLNADIPLAVDHFRYFAGVLRAQEGSLSQIDEDTVAYHFHEPLGVVGQIIPWNFPILMAVWKLAPALAAGNAVVLKPAEQTPVSVLYLMSLIGDLLPAGVINVVNGFGVECGKPLASSPRIAKIAFTGETTTGRLIMQYASQNLIPVTLELGGKSPNIFFSDVLAAADDFQDKALEGFTMFALNQGEVCTCPSRSLIQADIYDEFLELAAIRTKAVRQGDPLDTETMIGAQASNDQLEKILSYIEIGKSEGAQLITGGERADLGGDLNGGFYMAPTIFTGHNKMRLFQEEIFGPVVAVTSFKDYDDAISIANDTLYGLGAGVWSRNGNTAYRAGRDIKAGRVWTNCYHQYPAHAAFGGYKQSGIGRENHKMMLDHYQQTKNLLVSYGNKAQGFF, encoded by the coding sequence ATGACTGTTTATGCCCGTCCGGGTGCCGATGGCGCCGTGATGTCCTTCGAGTCCCGCTACGACAACTTCATCGGCGGACAGTGGGTCGCGCCCGTGGAGGGCCGCTATTTCGAGAACCCGACGCCGGTCACGGGTCAGGTGTTCTGCGAGGTGGCCCGCTCCACCGAGGCCGATGTCGAGAAGGCCCTGGATGCCGCGCACGCGGCTGCGCCGGCGTGGGGCAAGACCTCGCCCGCCGAGCGTGCGATCGTCCTCAACAAGATCGCCGACCGGATCGAGGAGAATCTCGAATCCGTGGCGCTGGCCGAGTCGTGGGACAACGGCAAGCCGATCCGCGAGACGCTGAACGCCGACATCCCGCTGGCGGTCGACCATTTCCGGTACTTCGCCGGTGTGCTGCGCGCCCAGGAAGGTTCGCTGTCGCAGATCGACGAAGACACCGTCGCCTACCACTTCCACGAGCCCCTCGGCGTGGTGGGCCAGATCATCCCCTGGAACTTCCCCATCCTGATGGCGGTGTGGAAGCTGGCCCCGGCGCTGGCCGCGGGCAATGCGGTGGTGCTGAAACCGGCTGAGCAGACCCCGGTTTCGGTGCTCTACCTGATGTCGCTGATCGGTGACCTGCTGCCCGCCGGTGTGATCAACGTGGTCAACGGATTCGGTGTCGAGTGTGGCAAGCCGCTGGCCTCGAGCCCCCGGATCGCCAAGATCGCCTTCACCGGTGAGACCACCACAGGTCGGCTGATCATGCAGTACGCCAGCCAGAACCTGATCCCGGTGACCCTCGAGCTCGGTGGCAAGAGCCCGAACATCTTCTTCTCTGATGTGCTGGCCGCTGCCGACGACTTCCAGGACAAGGCACTGGAAGGGTTCACCATGTTCGCCCTGAATCAGGGTGAGGTGTGCACCTGTCCGTCGCGGTCGCTGATCCAGGCTGACATCTACGACGAGTTCCTGGAACTGGCCGCCATCCGCACCAAGGCCGTGCGCCAGGGCGACCCGCTGGACACCGAGACGATGATCGGCGCGCAGGCCTCCAACGACCAGCTGGAGAAGATCCTGTCCTACATCGAGATCGGAAAATCCGAAGGTGCCCAACTGATCACCGGTGGTGAGCGGGCCGATCTGGGTGGCGACCTCAACGGCGGCTTCTACATGGCGCCGACGATCTTCACCGGCCACAACAAGATGAGGCTCTTCCAGGAGGAGATCTTCGGTCCGGTCGTGGCGGTCACGTCGTTCAAGGATTACGACGACGCCATCTCGATCGCCAACGACACCCTCTACGGCCTGGGCGCCGGCGTGTGGAGCCGCAACGGCAACACCGCCTACCGCGCAGGCCGGGACATCAAGGCCGGTCGGGTGTGGACCAACTGCTACCACCAGTACCCCGCACATGCGGCGTTCGGCGGCTACAAGCAGTCCGGTATCGGCCGGGAGAACCACAAGATGATGCTCGACCACTACCAGCAGACCAAGAACCTGCTGGTGAGCTACGGCAACAAGGCCCAGGGCTTCTTCTGA
- the rplM gene encoding 50S ribosomal protein L13, protein MPTYTPKAGDTTHSWYVIDAQDVVLGRLAVEAAKLLRGKHKPTFTPNVDGGDFVIVINAEKIAVSGDKLTKKFAYSHSGYPGGLRKRSIGDLLQKHPTRVVENAIIGMLPHTKLGRQIQKKLKVYAGPDHPHAAQQPVPYEIKQVAQ, encoded by the coding sequence GTGCCTACGTACACGCCGAAGGCGGGTGACACCACGCATTCGTGGTACGTCATCGACGCCCAAGACGTGGTGCTCGGCCGGCTCGCCGTCGAAGCAGCCAAGCTGCTCCGCGGCAAGCACAAGCCGACATTCACGCCGAATGTCGATGGTGGCGATTTCGTCATCGTCATCAACGCCGAGAAGATCGCCGTCAGCGGCGACAAGCTCACCAAGAAGTTCGCTTACAGCCACTCGGGTTACCCGGGCGGTCTGCGCAAGCGCTCCATCGGAGACCTGCTGCAGAAGCACCCGACCCGCGTCGTCGAGAACGCGATCATCGGCATGCTGCCCCACACCAAGCTTGGTCGGCAGATTCAGAAGAAGCTCAAGGTCTATGCCGGCCCGGATCATCCGCACGCCGCTCAGCAGCCGGTTCCGTACGAGATCAAGCAGGTGGCCCAGTGA
- the eutC gene encoding ethanolamine ammonia-lyase subunit EutC, with translation MSSNEVAVQEFWDELRRTTQARIGLGRAGNALPTRRVLELAAAHAAARDAVHVPLNVDKVADEVRAVGIGEPTLVTSKASSRDEYLRRPDLGREPAEGTAVPDTPADIGFVLADGLSPTALDRHGATLLTALVAELRDRYTLAPPVIATQARVALGDHIGAQSRVRTLLVIIGERPGLSVADSLGIYLTHLPIPGRTDADRNCISNIHPPDGLGYAEAARVAAGLVDGALALGRSGVDLKDTSRTSALGSSIVAELT, from the coding sequence ATGAGTTCCAATGAGGTTGCGGTTCAAGAGTTCTGGGATGAACTGCGCAGGACGACCCAAGCGCGGATCGGGCTGGGCCGGGCCGGCAACGCGCTGCCGACCCGTCGGGTGCTCGAGCTGGCCGCCGCGCATGCCGCGGCGCGCGACGCCGTACATGTGCCACTGAACGTCGACAAGGTCGCCGACGAGGTTCGTGCGGTGGGCATCGGTGAGCCGACACTGGTGACCAGCAAGGCCAGCTCACGCGACGAGTATCTGCGCCGGCCCGATCTGGGCCGGGAACCCGCGGAGGGCACGGCTGTGCCCGACACCCCGGCCGACATCGGCTTCGTGCTGGCCGACGGATTGTCGCCGACTGCGCTCGATCGTCACGGCGCGACGCTGCTCACCGCGTTGGTGGCCGAGTTGCGGGACCGCTACACGCTGGCCCCGCCGGTGATCGCGACGCAGGCCCGGGTCGCGCTCGGCGACCACATAGGGGCACAGTCGCGCGTCCGAACTCTGCTCGTCATCATCGGGGAGCGGCCCGGGCTGAGCGTGGCCGACAGCCTCGGCATCTACCTCACCCACCTGCCGATACCCGGCCGCACCGACGCCGACCGCAACTGCATCTCCAACATCCACCCGCCCGACGGCCTGGGATACGCCGAAGCCGCGCGGGTGGCGGCCGGACTGGTCGACGGTGCGTTGGCGCTGGGTCGCTCCGGCGTCGATCTGAAGGACACCTCACGAACTTCGGCGCTCGGTAGCTCGATTGTCGCCGAACTCACCTGA
- the glmM gene encoding phosphoglucosamine mutase, with protein MGRLFGTDGVRGVANRDLTAELAVALGSAAARRLGTSAGHGRRVAVVGRDPRASGEMLEAAVIAGITSEGVDVLRVGVLPTPAVAYLTSAYDAGFGVMISASHNPMPDNGIKIFGPGGHKLDDAAEDRIEELVHAGPGLRPVGAGIGRVLDAEDALDRYLRHAGKAVTTRLEGLTVVVDCAHGAASAAAPRAYRAAGANVIAINADPNGLNINDGCGSTHMEVLQAAVAEHGADLGLAHDGDADRCLAVDATGRVIDGDSIMVVLALAMQEAGELASDTLVATVMSNLGLHLAMRAAGIEVRTTGVGDRYVLEELRAGEFSLGGEQSGHIVLPGFGTTGDGIVTGLRLMSRMAQTRTTLAALAAPMRTLPQVLINVAVEDKAAVAKAPSVQSAVAQAEAELGDTGRILLRPSGTEQVVRVMVEAADENTARMVAVRVADSVSGQSS; from the coding sequence ATGGGTCGACTGTTCGGCACCGATGGGGTGCGCGGGGTCGCCAATCGCGATCTGACTGCTGAACTGGCAGTAGCACTCGGTTCGGCGGCGGCACGGCGTCTCGGCACTTCTGCCGGGCATGGCCGGCGGGTGGCCGTGGTGGGCCGCGATCCGCGGGCGAGCGGCGAGATGCTGGAAGCCGCGGTGATTGCCGGTATCACCAGTGAGGGTGTCGATGTCCTGCGGGTCGGCGTCCTGCCGACGCCCGCGGTGGCGTATCTGACCAGTGCTTATGACGCAGGTTTCGGGGTGATGATCTCCGCGTCGCACAACCCGATGCCCGATAACGGCATCAAGATCTTCGGTCCCGGCGGGCACAAGCTGGACGACGCTGCCGAGGATCGCATCGAGGAACTTGTGCACGCGGGTCCCGGGCTCAGGCCCGTCGGGGCCGGCATCGGCCGGGTTCTGGACGCCGAGGACGCGTTGGACCGCTACCTGCGGCACGCAGGCAAGGCCGTCACCACCCGGCTCGAAGGCCTCACCGTGGTCGTCGACTGCGCACACGGTGCGGCGTCGGCAGCCGCTCCGCGGGCCTATCGGGCTGCCGGGGCCAATGTCATTGCGATCAACGCCGACCCCAATGGCCTCAACATCAACGACGGCTGCGGATCCACCCATATGGAGGTCCTGCAGGCCGCTGTCGCCGAGCACGGGGCCGATCTGGGGCTGGCCCACGACGGTGATGCCGACCGGTGCCTGGCGGTCGACGCCACGGGCCGGGTCATCGACGGCGACTCGATCATGGTGGTGCTGGCGTTGGCCATGCAGGAGGCCGGCGAGTTGGCCTCCGACACGTTGGTGGCCACAGTGATGAGCAATCTGGGCTTGCACCTAGCCATGCGGGCGGCCGGTATCGAGGTCCGCACCACCGGTGTCGGCGACCGTTATGTGCTCGAGGAACTGCGGGCCGGCGAGTTCTCGCTCGGTGGTGAGCAGTCGGGTCACATCGTGTTGCCCGGCTTCGGCACGACCGGTGACGGCATCGTCACCGGCCTGCGGCTGATGTCGCGGATGGCTCAGACCCGCACTACCTTGGCTGCGCTTGCCGCACCGATGCGTACGTTGCCGCAGGTGTTGATCAACGTCGCGGTCGAGGACAAGGCTGCGGTGGCCAAAGCGCCGTCCGTGCAGTCCGCGGTGGCCCAGGCCGAGGCCGAACTCGGCGACACCGGCCGAATCCTGTTGCGGCCCTCGGGTACCGAACAGGTGGTTCGGGTGATGGTCGAGGCCGCCGATGAGAACACGGCCCGGATGGTCGCGGTTCGCGTGGCAGATTCGGTCAGCGGCCAGTCGTCCTGA
- a CDS encoding type VII secretion target, producing MGDVTAASLDGAALAAVAAGYDAVAADLDSVVRDRLRGPVFDGASAGRHHVADGDAVRTAVDEVTDGLRRWSRASAEVAAVLRSSIDRYWAADARAAARVG from the coding sequence ATGGGAGATGTAACTGCCGCCAGTCTCGACGGCGCAGCACTGGCGGCAGTGGCCGCCGGATATGACGCCGTCGCCGCCGATCTCGATTCAGTGGTGCGTGACCGTCTGCGCGGGCCGGTATTCGACGGCGCCTCCGCCGGGCGTCACCACGTTGCCGACGGGGATGCGGTGCGGACCGCCGTCGACGAGGTAACGGACGGGTTGCGTCGGTGGTCGCGGGCCAGCGCCGAGGTCGCGGCCGTGCTGCGCAGCTCCATCGATCGGTACTGGGCTGCCGATGCGCGTGCTGCAGCTCGGGTGGGTTGA
- the adhP gene encoding alcohol dehydrogenase AdhP, producing the protein MTQTLDDGVSAGSAGIMRAAVVTEFGAPLQVSDLELPTPGPGEALVKLETSGVCHTDLHAAHGDWPVKPSPPFVPGHEGCGTVVALGPGVTDLKVGDKVGNAWLWSACGSCEYCRTGWETLCEQQRNGGYSVDGSFGSYMLVNTAYAARIPDNVDLVEVAPILCAGVTVYKGLKVTDTRPGQWVAISGVGGLGHIAVQYARAMGLRVVAIDIDDAKLALASRFGAEVTVNAKTSDVVEEVQKATGGVHGVLVTAVHPQAFGQAIGLARRGGTIVFNGLPPGDFPAPIFDIVLKGLTIRGSIVGTRQDMAEALDFYARGLIHPVVETTSLDQINEVFGRMERGQIDGRVVIDYR; encoded by the coding sequence ATGACCCAGACTCTCGACGACGGTGTCAGTGCCGGCAGTGCCGGCATCATGCGCGCCGCGGTCGTCACCGAATTCGGTGCGCCGCTGCAGGTTTCCGATCTTGAGTTGCCCACGCCCGGTCCGGGTGAGGCCTTGGTCAAGCTCGAGACCTCGGGCGTCTGCCACACCGACCTCCATGCCGCACATGGCGATTGGCCGGTGAAGCCCAGCCCGCCCTTCGTGCCGGGTCACGAAGGGTGCGGCACGGTGGTGGCGCTGGGGCCCGGGGTGACGGACCTCAAGGTCGGTGACAAGGTCGGCAATGCGTGGCTGTGGTCGGCGTGCGGCAGCTGTGAGTACTGCCGTACCGGGTGGGAGACCCTGTGCGAGCAGCAGCGCAACGGCGGCTACAGCGTCGACGGCAGTTTCGGCTCCTACATGTTGGTCAACACCGCCTACGCCGCCCGCATCCCCGACAACGTCGACCTCGTCGAGGTGGCACCCATCCTGTGTGCCGGCGTGACGGTCTACAAGGGCCTGAAGGTGACCGACACCAGGCCGGGCCAGTGGGTGGCGATCTCCGGTGTCGGGGGACTGGGGCACATCGCCGTGCAGTATGCCCGGGCGATGGGTCTGCGGGTCGTCGCCATCGACATCGACGATGCCAAGCTCGCGCTGGCGAGCCGGTTCGGCGCCGAGGTGACGGTGAACGCCAAGACCTCCGATGTGGTCGAGGAGGTGCAGAAGGCGACCGGTGGGGTACACGGAGTGCTCGTCACGGCGGTGCATCCGCAGGCGTTCGGCCAGGCCATCGGGCTGGCCCGGCGTGGAGGCACCATCGTGTTCAACGGTCTTCCGCCCGGAGATTTCCCGGCACCCATCTTCGACATCGTGCTCAAGGGCCTGACGATCCGCGGCTCGATCGTGGGTACCCGTCAGGATATGGCCGAGGCGCTGGACTTCTACGCCCGCGGCCTGATCCACCCGGTCGTCGAGACGACGTCACTGGATCAGATCAACGAGGTGTTCGGTCGGATGGAACGTGGGCAGATCGACGGTCGGGTCGTCATCGACTACCGGTAG